A stretch of the Chitinophaga sp. Cy-1792 genome encodes the following:
- a CDS encoding alpha/beta hydrolase family protein, with translation MRSFLTLILTFVLLQACRAAEVDTIRIPSAAMHRSYKAVVITPKNYKTANERYPVVYLLHGWSGNYGNWINSVPALREIADDYNLMIVCPDGAYSSWYIDSPIDSTMKFETYVGKEIPAYIDAHYQTVPTPQGRAITGLSMGGHGALYLAIRHRDVFGAAGSMSGGVDFRPFPKNWNIAERLGPPGENGANWTDYTVIKQAEKLTDGSLPIIFDCGTGDFFIDVNRNLHQYLLSKNIPHDYTERPGKHDWNYWSNAIHYQMLFFHRYFQR, from the coding sequence ATGAGATCCTTTCTGACACTAATACTCACCTTTGTACTGCTGCAGGCCTGCCGTGCAGCGGAGGTAGATACGATCCGTATCCCTAGTGCCGCCATGCACCGCAGTTACAAGGCAGTGGTGATAACACCTAAAAATTACAAGACAGCCAACGAACGTTATCCGGTAGTGTACCTGCTGCACGGATGGAGTGGCAATTACGGCAACTGGATCAACAGTGTTCCGGCACTCCGGGAGATTGCGGATGACTATAACCTGATGATCGTATGCCCGGACGGGGCTTACAGCAGCTGGTATATTGATAGTCCGATCGATAGTACCATGAAGTTTGAAACCTATGTAGGGAAAGAGATCCCGGCGTATATAGATGCTCATTACCAGACGGTACCTACGCCGCAGGGCCGTGCTATTACCGGTCTGAGCATGGGCGGACACGGCGCATTGTACCTCGCTATCCGTCACCGCGATGTTTTCGGCGCTGCCGGCAGTATGAGTGGTGGGGTAGATTTCAGGCCTTTCCCCAAGAACTGGAATATTGCGGAAAGATTAGGCCCTCCGGGCGAAAACGGTGCTAACTGGACCGACTATACGGTAATTAAACAGGCGGAGAAACTTACTGATGGGAGTCTGCCGATTATTTTTGACTGTGGTACCGGTGATTTCTTTATCGATGTAAACAGGAATCTGCATCAATATCTCTTATCTAAAAATATCCCGCATGATTATACGGAGCGTCCGGGTAAGCATGACTGGAATTACTGGAGCAATGCGATACATTATCAAATGCTCTTCTTTCACCGTTATTTTCAACGATAA